A genome region from Christensenella minuta includes the following:
- the trmFO gene encoding methylenetetrahydrofolate--tRNA-(uracil(54)-C(5))-methyltransferase (FADH(2)-oxidizing) TrmFO yields the protein MERKKVNVIGAGLAGCECAYQLAKRGVPVRLYEMKPEKKSPAHTSNLFAELVCSNSLRSDRICNAAGLLKEEMRTLGSLVMRAADATSVAAGGALAVDREKFSSYITTEIRGNKLIDIRSEEVMNFSGFDNETTIIASGPLTSDSLSEAIRELTGEGRLHFFDAAAPIVTADSIDMEHAFFASRYGRGNDYINCPMTREEYEDFYQALITADCAELHEFEQDGVFEGCMPVETMAGRGHDTLLFGPLKPKGLTDPGTGREPFAVVQLRCENDEGSMYNLVGFQTHLKFSEQRRVFGLIPALKNAEYLRFGVMHRNTFLNSPKLLDRYYRLKKNPAIRFAGQITGVEGYVESISSGLLNGIFAACEYLGRPLPEFDDTTASGALCTHISGAVTGNFQPMNINFGIMRPLGQKIKNKEEKNTRIAERALEKIKMTIREYGL from the coding sequence ATGGAAAGAAAGAAAGTTAATGTAATTGGCGCAGGACTCGCCGGATGCGAGTGCGCGTATCAGCTTGCAAAACGCGGGGTTCCCGTACGGCTCTATGAAATGAAGCCGGAAAAGAAATCTCCCGCGCATACATCGAATTTGTTTGCGGAGCTTGTGTGCAGCAATTCTCTTCGGTCCGACCGTATCTGCAATGCGGCGGGATTGCTGAAGGAAGAAATGCGCACACTCGGTAGTCTTGTTATGCGTGCGGCGGATGCAACGAGCGTCGCTGCAGGCGGGGCGCTTGCCGTAGACCGGGAAAAATTTTCATCCTACATTACAACAGAGATCCGCGGCAATAAGTTGATCGACATCCGCAGTGAAGAGGTAATGAACTTTTCCGGTTTTGATAATGAAACCACGATCATAGCCAGCGGCCCGCTTACCTCTGATTCCCTCTCAGAGGCAATCAGGGAACTTACCGGAGAAGGCCGCCTGCATTTCTTCGACGCTGCTGCGCCAATCGTTACGGCAGACAGCATCGATATGGAGCATGCTTTTTTTGCCTCGCGTTACGGCCGGGGAAACGATTATATTAATTGCCCGATGACGCGGGAAGAATACGAAGACTTTTATCAGGCTCTTATTACAGCGGACTGTGCCGAGCTGCATGAATTTGAACAGGACGGCGTGTTCGAGGGATGTATGCCTGTTGAGACGATGGCGGGGCGCGGACATGATACGCTGCTCTTCGGGCCGCTGAAGCCCAAGGGCCTGACGGATCCCGGGACGGGGAGGGAACCCTTTGCCGTTGTACAACTTCGTTGTGAAAATGACGAGGGCAGTATGTACAATCTCGTCGGGTTCCAGACGCACCTGAAATTTTCCGAGCAGCGGCGGGTATTCGGTTTGATTCCGGCGCTGAAAAATGCGGAATATCTTCGCTTTGGTGTTATGCACAGGAATACGTTTCTGAACTCGCCCAAACTCCTTGACCGGTATTACCGCCTGAAAAAAAATCCTGCAATTCGATTTGCGGGACAGATCACCGGTGTGGAAGGCTATGTAGAGAGTATATCGAGCGGCCTTTTGAACGGAATCTTTGCGGCCTGCGAATATCTGGGGAGACCGTTGCCGGAATTTGACGACACGACCGCTTCAGGCGCTTTATGCACACATATTTCCGGTGCGGTGACCGGCAATTTTCAGCCAATGAATATCAATTTCGGGATCATGCGGCCGCTGGGACAAAAAATCAAAAACAAGGAAGAAAAAAACACGCGGATAGCAGAGCGTGCGCTTGAAAAAATCAAAATGACGATCCGTGAATACGGATTGTAG
- the hslU gene encoding ATP-dependent protease ATPase subunit HslU yields MSYLTPKEIVAELDKYIIGQNKAKKAVAIALRNRYRRSKLDAEMREEITPKNIIMIGPTGVGKTEIARRLAKLMDAPFVKVEATKFTEVGYVGRDVESMVRDLVESSIRMVKQQRFETVKNRAAANAEERLVDILVPNKQARQNTNPLGALFGAPQIESAPAESDEEKQKRMSRRDEIRANLRAGKLDNLVIEIEVEVSQGMGMEIPGMGGESMGDLLSGILPPKKKKRKVNLVEARKILEQEEAEKLIDMDEVTQTAIERAEQDGIIFLDEIDKVAGKGAGNGPDVSREGVQRDILPIVEGSTVVTKYGPVKTDYMLFIAAGAFHVAKISDLIPELQGRFPIKVELENLTKNEFEQILTQPKNAITKQYEALLAADGVTLKFTVDALKKIAEFAQVVNENTENIGARRLHTIMENLLDDISFNANGIEPAVDVVIDESYVTEHLKNEKQYTNLQKFIL; encoded by the coding sequence ATGTCATATTTAACGCCAAAAGAAATCGTAGCGGAACTCGATAAATATATCATAGGACAGAATAAGGCCAAAAAAGCCGTAGCAATCGCCCTTCGGAACCGTTACCGCAGGAGCAAGCTCGACGCCGAAATGCGCGAAGAGATTACGCCGAAGAATATCATCATGATAGGCCCCACCGGCGTGGGAAAAACAGAAATCGCCCGGCGTCTCGCAAAATTGATGGATGCGCCGTTCGTAAAGGTGGAGGCAACCAAGTTTACAGAGGTCGGCTATGTGGGCCGCGACGTAGAATCAATGGTGCGTGACCTTGTAGAATCCTCGATCCGCATGGTGAAACAGCAGCGTTTTGAAACAGTAAAAAACCGTGCTGCAGCAAATGCGGAAGAACGCCTTGTGGATATTCTTGTTCCCAACAAGCAGGCGCGCCAGAACACCAATCCACTCGGTGCGTTGTTTGGCGCGCCGCAGATCGAATCTGCGCCCGCCGAGAGCGATGAGGAAAAACAGAAGCGTATGTCCCGCAGGGACGAGATTCGCGCGAACCTGCGTGCTGGGAAACTTGATAACCTGGTGATTGAAATTGAAGTCGAGGTAAGCCAGGGAATGGGCATGGAAATTCCCGGCATGGGCGGGGAAAGCATGGGCGACCTGCTTTCCGGCATCCTTCCTCCCAAAAAAAAGAAGCGCAAAGTGAACCTTGTGGAGGCCAGAAAAATTCTGGAGCAGGAAGAAGCGGAAAAATTGATCGACATGGATGAAGTCACGCAAACCGCGATTGAGCGGGCGGAGCAGGATGGCATCATCTTCCTCGATGAAATCGATAAGGTTGCGGGAAAAGGAGCCGGCAACGGCCCCGATGTCTCAAGGGAAGGCGTACAACGCGATATTCTTCCTATCGTTGAAGGAAGCACTGTGGTCACGAAATACGGTCCGGTCAAAACGGACTATATGCTGTTTATCGCTGCCGGTGCGTTCCATGTGGCAAAAATTTCCGATCTGATCCCCGAGCTTCAAGGACGCTTCCCCATCAAGGTGGAGCTTGAAAATTTGACAAAAAACGAATTTGAGCAGATCCTGACCCAACCGAAAAACGCAATTACAAAGCAATATGAAGCGCTTCTTGCGGCAGACGGCGTTACTCTGAAATTTACCGTCGATGCGCTCAAAAAGATTGCGGAATTTGCGCAGGTCGTCAATGAAAACACAGAAAACATCGGCGCGCGTCGGCTGCATACGATCATGGAGAACTTGCTTGACGATATTTCCTTCAACGCGAACGGGATCGAGCCCGCTGTCGACGTAGTGATCGACGAGAGCTATGTTACGGAACATCTGAAAAACGAAAAGCAATATACAAACCTGCAAAAATTCATCCTGTAA
- a CDS encoding TIM barrel protein: MIRFGPAGNSQAFYDEGHKHTYEAPLWLYEQGLNAFEYSFGRGVKLREDTAAKIRGQAEKYGVAVSVHAPYYINLANSDPEKFGKNLSYFRESTVAAGFLGAERIVFHPGSCAKMDRRVAFENVCENLKKILSILRSEGYDNFIYCAETMGKLGQIADLDEVGIMAQLDDCIYPAIDFGHLNARTLGGIQTKEDYAAVLESLKNSAGEEKTHKMHVHFSHIQYTDKGEKMHLTFEDNTWGPFFEPLAELLKADLKMEPVIICESSGTQAKDAVEMKRMYEEASYESKHH; encoded by the coding sequence ATGATTAGATTTGGCCCTGCAGGCAACTCTCAGGCCTTTTACGACGAAGGGCACAAGCATACCTATGAAGCGCCCCTGTGGCTTTACGAGCAGGGATTGAACGCATTTGAATACTCTTTTGGCAGGGGGGTAAAGCTCAGGGAAGATACTGCCGCCAAAATTCGCGGCCAGGCGGAAAAATACGGGGTCGCCGTGAGCGTACATGCGCCTTATTACATCAACCTTGCAAACAGTGATCCGGAAAAGTTCGGAAAAAACCTTTCCTATTTTCGTGAATCAACAGTTGCGGCGGGGTTTCTCGGCGCAGAACGGATTGTATTCCACCCCGGATCCTGTGCGAAAATGGATCGGCGGGTTGCGTTTGAAAACGTATGTGAAAATTTGAAAAAAATCCTTTCTATCCTCCGGAGTGAGGGATATGATAATTTTATCTATTGCGCGGAGACCATGGGTAAGTTAGGCCAGATCGCCGACCTTGACGAGGTTGGCATCATGGCGCAGCTTGACGACTGCATCTATCCAGCTATTGATTTTGGGCACCTGAATGCGCGAACGCTCGGCGGGATACAAACGAAAGAGGATTATGCCGCCGTTTTAGAGAGCCTTAAAAACAGCGCCGGAGAAGAAAAAACGCATAAAATGCACGTCCATTTTTCCCATATCCAATACACGGATAAGGGCGAAAAGATGCATCTTACCTTTGAAGATAACACGTGGGGTCCGTTTTTTGAGCCTTTGGCAGAACTGCTAAAGGCCGACCTGAAAATGGAACCTGTCATTATCTGCGAATCGAGCGGCACGCAGGCTAAAGATGCGGTAGAAATGAAACGAATGTACGAGGAAGCATCATATGAATCAAAACATCATTGA
- a CDS encoding peptidase U32 family protein — translation MIELLAPAGNLETLETALYFGADAVYMAGKQYGLRAFADNFTEDGLRRAVQVTHAQGKKLYITVNSVLWNRDLTELAPYLRYLAEIGVDAVIATDPAVLQLISKFRIPLSIHISTQANTTNYLSASFWHERGASRIVLSREVSLAEIAEMRQKVPGDLELEAFVHGSMCIAHSGRCLLSSVLTGRSGNRGACAQPCRWEYYLYEKGYEGQYFPVMEDNQGTYIMNSRDLMMIEHIPELAEAGITSFKIEGRMKSAYYVASVVHAYRRAIDKYESDPQGYRFDKSLKDELVKSASRGFTTGFYFGNPHQEGQDTQRTVDPRAYTFTGKVISVPRSGVLEVEQRNKFSIGETLEVLSPYFENASFTVQFIYDMNGTEQESAPHPQQHVRINCPYALRPGDLLRRQDERGRL, via the coding sequence ATGATCGAATTGCTTGCCCCGGCCGGGAATCTCGAGACGCTTGAAACAGCCCTTTATTTTGGCGCGGACGCGGTGTATATGGCCGGAAAACAGTATGGTCTTCGAGCCTTTGCTGACAATTTTACGGAAGACGGCCTGCGGCGGGCGGTTCAGGTGACGCACGCACAGGGAAAAAAACTATATATCACAGTGAATTCGGTGCTTTGGAACCGCGATCTGACTGAGCTCGCGCCTTATCTTCGTTATCTTGCGGAGATTGGCGTGGATGCGGTAATCGCAACCGATCCGGCGGTTTTGCAGCTGATAAGTAAGTTCCGTATTCCGCTCTCCATCCATATAAGCACGCAGGCAAATACGACTAATTATTTGTCTGCTTCTTTTTGGCATGAACGCGGCGCCAGCCGTATCGTTTTATCGCGCGAGGTTTCACTTGCGGAAATCGCAGAAATGCGCCAAAAGGTCCCGGGTGATCTGGAACTGGAGGCATTCGTTCACGGATCGATGTGTATTGCCCACTCCGGGCGCTGTCTTTTAAGTTCTGTTCTCACGGGGCGAAGCGGGAACCGCGGCGCATGCGCGCAGCCTTGCCGCTGGGAATATTACCTCTATGAGAAAGGATATGAGGGGCAGTATTTTCCCGTCATGGAGGATAATCAGGGTACTTATATCATGAATTCGCGCGATTTGATGATGATTGAGCACATTCCAGAGCTGGCGGAAGCCGGAATTACGAGCTTCAAAATTGAAGGGCGGATGAAATCAGCTTATTACGTTGCATCGGTCGTGCATGCATACCGCCGTGCAATCGACAAATATGAAAGTGATCCGCAGGGTTATCGCTTCGATAAGAGTCTAAAAGACGAATTGGTTAAGTCTGCTTCACGAGGCTTTACCACGGGTTTTTATTTTGGAAATCCTCACCAGGAAGGGCAGGATACGCAGCGCACCGTTGATCCGCGGGCCTATACCTTTACGGGAAAAGTGATTTCCGTGCCGCGTTCCGGCGTCTTGGAGGTCGAGCAGCGTAATAAATTCAGTATAGGAGAAACTCTGGAGGTGCTTTCTCCATATTTTGAAAACGCGTCCTTTACGGTGCAGTTTATTTACGATATGAATGGCACAGAGCAGGAAAGCGCGCCGCATCCACAGCAGCATGTAAGGATCAATTGTCCGTATGCGCTGCGGCCGGGCGATCTTCTGCGCAGACAGGATGAAAGGGGAAGGTTATGA
- a CDS encoding aminopeptidase P family protein produces the protein MNQNIIEAIRNTDKADAYLLSSVQNVAYATNFSGDCSQLLITAAGAYFFTDFRYVEQARMEVKNAEVIMTGGGDRLPKINEYLSGNSIRTLGIEKDDVTVRVFEGYQGTFEPYYSYVDIAENLLVLRMVKTEDELAKIKKAAKANEVALTETLPFIKPGVSELDVRAELEYRMQRQGMDLAFPTIVAAGLNSALPHATPSGYQLHEGDLLTIDFGCRYQGYCSDMTRTFGIGNIDGQRKKIYDIVKHAQESAAVAAVPGADTLAVDAIARDIIAGHGYGEYYDHGTGHGVGRFIHELPVLNPRTSSVLEENMVYTVEPGIYIPGIGGVRIEDMHIGGQGSAYTFTKDLILL, from the coding sequence ATGAATCAAAACATCATTGAAGCAATCAGAAACACGGATAAAGCGGATGCCTATCTTCTTTCATCCGTACAGAACGTTGCCTATGCGACAAATTTTTCAGGAGATTGTTCGCAACTTCTGATTACGGCAGCAGGGGCGTATTTTTTCACTGATTTCCGCTATGTGGAGCAGGCTCGTATGGAAGTAAAAAATGCGGAAGTCATCATGACAGGCGGCGGGGATCGTCTGCCTAAAATAAACGAGTACCTTTCCGGAAACTCGATCCGGACACTGGGCATCGAAAAAGACGACGTAACGGTTAGGGTGTTCGAGGGGTACCAAGGAACATTCGAGCCCTATTACAGCTATGTCGATATCGCGGAGAATCTTTTGGTGCTGCGCATGGTGAAGACGGAGGACGAACTGGCTAAAATAAAAAAAGCGGCAAAGGCGAATGAGGTTGCCTTAACTGAGACGCTTCCGTTTATTAAGCCCGGCGTAAGCGAACTCGATGTTCGCGCGGAGCTGGAATACCGCATGCAGCGGCAGGGGATGGATCTCGCTTTTCCGACAATCGTGGCCGCAGGCCTCAATTCGGCACTGCCGCACGCGACTCCATCCGGATATCAATTACATGAGGGCGATTTGCTTACGATCGATTTTGGCTGCCGCTACCAGGGATATTGTTCCGATATGACACGTACTTTCGGTATCGGAAATATTGACGGACAACGAAAAAAAATATATGATATAGTTAAGCATGCGCAGGAAAGTGCGGCTGTTGCGGCAGTTCCGGGCGCCGATACGCTCGCGGTTGACGCGATTGCGCGGGATATCATTGCGGGCCATGGGTATGGCGAGTATTACGACCACGGCACCGGGCATGGAGTGGGACGGTTCATTCACGAGCTTCCCGTTTTGAACCCGCGCACTTCTTCTGTCCTCGAAGAAAATATGGTATACACCGTGGAGCCTGGTATCTACATTCCGGGAATAGGCGGCGTACGGATTGAAGACATGCATATTGGCGGACAGGGCAGTGCTTATACATTTACGAAAGATTTAATTTTGTTATAA
- the mltG gene encoding endolytic transglycosylase MltG, whose amino-acid sequence MAKKLENPYVDRDMDLDRPAVLSNGKKPKKKPSSKSVWNKLRPFLTFIISLSIVVLIVFGVVNYVKEHYFDPVDANDSTRIEVEIPKNSSLSTIADILYENNLIRNKQVFKLYVDFSDMSSKLKAGTYELSPDMTFDDIVYTLQEGNVADAEIDIQFIEGRTVEEYGKKLVENYGILKNTDHYLELAKTGGDFVNEYPFLAEAKAKDDARPADQRRYYLLEGYLAPDTYRYLTSATEEDLIRKQLDQFSKILSMKKEGEELTYQERAEELGMSVDDMVTLASIIEREASSTDYFAKVSAVFHNRLNDRENFGYLDSDATQAYGLGITGRLNLIDSELTTPTPYNTKWNGAGTQGLPAGPIGNPGRAAIEAALYPDEALMQDGDQYYYFLATDIEKGEMEFVHTNEELEALKAQWQDEWARIDAEASAKAAGGQ is encoded by the coding sequence TTGGCAAAAAAACTGGAAAATCCGTATGTGGACAGGGACATGGACCTTGACAGGCCCGCGGTGCTGTCCAACGGAAAAAAACCGAAGAAAAAACCGTCTTCCAAATCAGTATGGAATAAACTGCGGCCGTTTTTGACATTTATCATCAGTCTCTCCATAGTAGTTCTGATTGTATTTGGTGTAGTCAATTATGTCAAAGAGCATTATTTTGACCCGGTCGACGCAAACGACTCCACGAGGATCGAAGTGGAGATTCCTAAAAATTCTTCCTTGAGCACCATTGCGGATATCCTTTATGAGAACAACTTGATCCGCAATAAGCAGGTGTTTAAGTTGTATGTGGACTTTTCCGACATGTCTTCCAAACTCAAAGCCGGCACCTATGAACTGTCTCCTGATATGACGTTTGACGATATCGTCTATACGCTTCAGGAGGGAAATGTTGCCGATGCCGAGATCGACATCCAGTTCATTGAAGGCCGAACCGTGGAGGAATACGGAAAAAAACTGGTCGAGAATTATGGGATTCTAAAGAATACGGACCATTATCTGGAGCTTGCCAAAACAGGCGGTGATTTTGTGAACGAATATCCCTTCCTTGCCGAAGCAAAGGCAAAGGACGATGCGCGTCCCGCTGACCAGCGCCGGTATTATCTCCTGGAAGGATATCTGGCACCCGATACTTACCGGTACCTTACGAGTGCAACTGAGGAAGACCTCATCAGGAAGCAACTCGATCAGTTCAGCAAAATTCTCTCCATGAAGAAGGAGGGAGAAGAGTTGACGTATCAGGAACGTGCGGAAGAGCTGGGGATGTCTGTCGATGATATGGTAACGCTCGCTTCCATTATTGAGCGCGAAGCCTCAAGCACTGATTATTTTGCCAAGGTTTCGGCGGTCTTCCACAACAGGTTGAACGACAGGGAGAATTTCGGATATCTCGATTCCGACGCAACGCAGGCCTATGGACTCGGGATTACAGGCCGTCTTAACCTGATTGACAGCGAACTGACAACGCCGACGCCCTATAATACAAAGTGGAACGGAGCCGGTACGCAGGGATTGCCCGCCGGACCGATCGGTAATCCGGGACGGGCGGCTATTGAGGCGGCGCTGTATCCGGATGAAGCCCTGATGCAGGACGGCGACCAGTACTATTACTTCCTTGCGACGGATATTGAAAAGGGTGAAATGGAATTCGTACATACCAATGAAGAGCTTGAAGCTCTGAAAGCCCAGTGGCAGGACGAATGGGCCCGCATTGACGCCGAAGCCTCAGCAAAGGCGGCCGGCGGACAATGA
- a CDS encoding YlbF family regulator, whose amino-acid sequence MVNVYDKANELAGLIKQSDEYKAYDRIKDEVYEDEQNKRMIKDYKKLQFEAQAAYLTGQEPAPELMEKIQKMGEVLQFNPKITEFFSAEYKFNTLVSDVYKIIGDACDVGANMFDED is encoded by the coding sequence ATGGTAAACGTTTATGATAAGGCGAATGAGCTTGCGGGGCTAATCAAGCAAAGCGACGAATATAAAGCGTACGACAGAATCAAAGACGAAGTCTATGAGGATGAGCAGAACAAACGGATGATAAAGGATTATAAAAAGCTCCAATTTGAAGCGCAGGCCGCCTACCTGACCGGACAGGAACCAGCTCCCGAGCTGATGGAAAAAATCCAAAAAATGGGGGAAGTGCTTCAATTCAATCCAAAAATTACCGAGTTTTTCTCCGCCGAATATAAGTTCAATACGCTGGTTTCGGATGTCTATAAAATTATAGGAGACGCTTGCGACGTTGGCGCAAACATGTTTGACGAAGACTGA
- a CDS encoding ribonuclease J, translating to MPRQRQQNNKTKAPAPSVKIIPLGGIGEIGKNMTVIEFENDIIVIDAGMMFPREEMLGVDYVIADTAYLQKNAQKIKGIFFTHGHEDHIGGVPYVMQSLNVPLYGSTLTMALIEAKLTEHPGVEPEIHIVKNGDKIKAGVFTVEYIHVSHSIDDAMALAITTPIGTIVHTGDFKIDLTPACGEVMELSRFAEFGKKGVLALMSDSTNAERPGFTMSESQVGETFVNYFRQAKGRIVVASFASNVHRIQQVIDVARIFNRKICLSGRSMIKIVNVTRELGYLNVDEDMFVSFDELKKLRDNQVVILTTGSQGETMSGLVRMATGQHAKLSVKEGDLVIISASPIPGNERYVSDVINMLYRKGASVINDSVDMVHVSGHACEEELKLMLSLVKPKFFIPVHGEYRHLYKHAALAEKMGIKKKNIFIPEIGSVIELNRKVGVQKDTVQSGSVLIDGLGIGDVGNVVLRDRKQLSSDGLFIIVVTTSSETGELLAAPDIVSRGFVYMKESEDLLDHARDLVIDIVAHCNANGLSDWSTLKSSIKKEISNYLYDMTQRSPMILPIIIEV from the coding sequence ATGCCGAGGCAAAGGCAGCAAAACAATAAGACAAAAGCTCCGGCGCCATCGGTCAAAATTATTCCCCTGGGGGGAATTGGCGAAATCGGCAAAAATATGACGGTGATCGAATTTGAAAACGATATCATCGTAATCGACGCGGGTATGATGTTTCCGCGCGAGGAAATGCTGGGCGTTGACTATGTTATTGCAGATACGGCGTACCTGCAAAAGAACGCACAGAAAATCAAGGGGATTTTCTTTACTCACGGGCATGAAGACCATATTGGCGGCGTGCCGTATGTGATGCAATCCCTGAATGTCCCGCTTTATGGCTCCACGCTTACAATGGCCCTGATTGAAGCGAAGCTTACCGAGCATCCCGGGGTCGAGCCGGAAATCCACATTGTGAAAAACGGCGATAAGATCAAGGCGGGCGTATTTACGGTCGAGTATATCCATGTCAGCCATTCCATTGACGATGCAATGGCGCTCGCAATCACGACGCCGATTGGGACGATCGTCCATACTGGCGATTTTAAAATTGATCTTACGCCCGCATGCGGAGAGGTCATGGAGCTTTCGCGTTTCGCGGAATTTGGGAAGAAAGGCGTTCTCGCCCTGATGTCTGACAGTACGAACGCAGAGCGACCCGGGTTTACGATGTCTGAGAGTCAGGTAGGGGAAACGTTCGTCAATTACTTCCGCCAGGCGAAAGGGAGAATTGTCGTGGCTTCCTTTGCTTCCAATGTTCACAGGATTCAGCAGGTAATCGATGTTGCGCGTATTTTTAACCGGAAAATATGCCTTTCCGGGCGAAGCATGATTAAGATTGTGAATGTCACGCGCGAACTTGGGTATCTGAATGTGGATGAAGACATGTTTGTCAGCTTTGACGAACTTAAAAAGCTGCGCGACAATCAAGTGGTTATCCTGACCACGGGCAGCCAGGGCGAAACAATGTCCGGCCTTGTGCGCATGGCAACAGGGCAGCATGCGAAGCTCAGCGTCAAGGAAGGCGATCTGGTCATCATCTCTGCTTCGCCTATTCCGGGAAACGAACGCTACGTATCGGATGTTATTAATATGCTGTACCGCAAGGGGGCAAGTGTAATCAACGATTCGGTTGATATGGTACATGTTTCCGGCCACGCCTGCGAAGAGGAACTGAAGCTGATGCTTTCCCTTGTAAAACCGAAATTCTTTATCCCAGTGCACGGCGAATACAGGCACCTGTATAAGCATGCCGCTCTGGCGGAAAAAATGGGAATCAAGAAAAAAAATATCTTTATTCCGGAAATCGGGTCTGTAATTGAACTTAACCGCAAGGTCGGCGTACAGAAGGATACCGTACAATCGGGCAGCGTGCTCATTGACGGCCTTGGCATCGGAGACGTGGGCAATGTGGTACTGCGCGACAGGAAGCAGCTTTCTTCGGATGGTTTGTTCATCATCGTAGTGACGACTTCGAGCGAAACGGGAGAGCTTCTGGCCGCTCCGGATATCGTTTCGCGGGGTTTTGTCTATATGAAGGAATCTGAAGACCTGCTTGACCATGCGCGCGACCTTGTGATTGACATCGTTGCACATTGCAATGCAAACGGTCTTTCTGACTGGTCGACGCTCAAGAGCTCCATCAAAAAGGAAATTTCAAATTACCTTTACGATATGACGCAGAGAAGCCCAATGATTCTGCCGATCATCATCGAGGTATAA
- the hslV gene encoding ATP-dependent protease subunit HslV, producing MGLKGTTILAVKKGDKCAIAGDGQVTLGESVIMKKGATKVRRIYGDKVVIGFAGSVADAFALSEKFEAKLEEYGGSLQRSAVELAQEWRSDKAMRQLEAMLIAADQENLLIISGTGEVIEPDDGVCAIGSGGTYALAAARALIQNTDLPAEEIAYKGLKIASEICVYTNDNITVEEV from the coding sequence ATGGGACTCAAAGGAACCACGATACTGGCAGTAAAAAAAGGCGATAAATGCGCGATTGCGGGCGATGGACAGGTAACGCTCGGCGAAAGCGTCATCATGAAAAAAGGAGCGACCAAGGTGCGCCGGATTTATGGCGATAAAGTTGTGATCGGGTTTGCCGGAAGCGTTGCGGATGCGTTCGCGCTTTCCGAAAAATTTGAAGCGAAGCTGGAAGAATACGGCGGAAGCCTGCAGCGGAGTGCCGTTGAGCTCGCGCAGGAATGGCGCAGTGACAAAGCGATGCGCCAGCTTGAAGCAATGCTGATCGCAGCCGACCAGGAAAACTTGCTGATTATTTCAGGAACGGGCGAGGTGATCGAGCCAGACGACGGCGTTTGTGCGATCGGTTCCGGCGGCACGTATGCCCTTGCGGCAGCGCGCGCCCTGATCCAGAATACGGACCTCCCGGCAGAAGAAATCGCATATAAGGGACTTAAGATCGCAAGTGAAATTTGCGTATATACCAACGATAATATCACAGTGGAAGAAGTGTAG